One part of the Vicia villosa cultivar HV-30 ecotype Madison, WI linkage group LG6, Vvil1.0, whole genome shotgun sequence genome encodes these proteins:
- the LOC131609991 gene encoding UBP1-associated protein 2B-like — MVRKRKLVAKSSQPEEPPLKQHHSQPEPEPEPYIPTEEYEEVEEEVEYEEVEEVEEEEEEVEEEEEEDGGEQAQGGEYVEEDDEPIKDLVEPFTKEQIATLLCDAAAKHRDVADRIRKIADGDASHRKIFVHGLGWDTTSATLINAFSQYGEIEDCKAVTDKVSGKSKGYGFILFKKRSGARNALKEPQKKIGNRMTACQLASIGPVQQTPQPTTQLVPPGSEYTQRKIYISNVGPELDPQKLFAYFSRFGEIEEGPLGLDKATGKPKGFCLFVYKSPESARRSLEEPHKEFEGHILHCQRAIDGPKGGKTQHQPQPQQQQHVSSLNQLNQLNPLTQRTQFQRNDNVGYVGGSSVAVSQPGHLMAPAGPTIGYNQAASAAQGLNPVLTPALGQALTALLASQGATLGLSDLLGSLGTSNALNHGGVPAAGHGVQSGYSAQPTISPSVMGYGNSVPQVGLQVQYPNQQIGQGGSGRGQYGGSAPYMGH, encoded by the coding sequence ATGGTGAGAAAGAGAAAGCTCGTCGCTAAATCTTCTCAACCAGAGGAACCACCACTCAAACAGCATCACTCTCAGCCCGAACCCGAACCGGAACCCTATATTCCCACCGAAGAATACGAAGAAGTCGAGGAGGAAGTTGAGTATGAAGAAGTTGAGGAAGTAGAGGAGGAGGAAGAGGAGGTggaggaggaggaagaagaagacggagGAGAACAAGCTCAAGGTGGAGAATACGTAGAAGAAGACGATGAACCGATTAAGGATCTAGTGGAGCCTTTCACCAAGGAACAGATCGCGACTCTCCTTTGCGATGCGGCGGCTAAACACCGTGATGTCGCGGACCGAATCAGGAAGATTGCGGATGGAGATGCTTCGCATAGGAAGATTTTTGTTCATGGTTTGGGGTGGGACACGACTTCCGCAACGCTGATTAACGCCTTTTCGCAATACGGTGAAATTGAGGATTGTAAGGCTGTTACTGATAAGGTATCTGGGAAATCTAAGGGTTATGGGTTTATTCTTTTTAAGAAGAGGAGTGGGGCGAGGAATGCTTTGAAGGAGCCGCAGAAGAAGATTGGGAACCGGATGACGGCGTGTCAGCTGGCGTCTATTGGTCCTGTGCAGCAGACTCCGCAACCCACTACACAGTTGGTGCCACCAGGGTCGGAGTATACGCAGAGGAAGATTTATATTAGTAATGTTGGTCCGGAATTGGATCCGCAGAAGCTGTTTGCTTATTTCTCGAGGTTTGGGGAAATTGAGGAAGGGCCGTTAGGGCTTGACAAGGCGACGGGGAAGCCGAAGgggttttgtttgtttgtttataagAGTCCTGAGAGTGCAAGGAGGTCGTTGGAGGAGCCTCATAAGGAATTTGAGGGACATATTTTGCATTGCCAGAGGGCAATTGATGGTCCTAAGGGGGGGAAGACACAGCATCAACCACAACCACAGCAGCAACAACACGTGAGTTCATTGAATCAATTGAACCAACTGAACCCATTGACTCAGAGGACACAATTTCAGAGAAATGACAATGTTGGATATGTTGGTGGTAGTAGTGTTGCAGTTAGCCAACCAGGGCACTTAATGGCGCCGGCAGGACCAACAATTGGGTACAATCAGGCTGCTTCTGCTGCACAGGGGCTGAACCCGGTGCTAACCCCTGCACTTGGACAGGCTTTGACGGCACTACTTGCATCTCAGGGTGCTACTTTGGGGCTGAGTGATTTGTTGGGGAGTCTTGGAACAAGTAATGCTCTTAATCATGGCGGTGTTCCTGCTGCAGGTCATGGAGTTCAGAGTGGGTATAGTGCTCAGCCTACTATAAGTCCATCAGTCATGGGATATGGGAATTCGGTACCACAGGTTGGGTTGCAGGTGCAGTATCCAAACCAGCAGATTGGACAGGGTGGTTCTGGTAGAGGGCAATATGGCGGTTCTGCGCCTTACATGGGGCACTAA